A stretch of DNA from Phenylobacterium koreense:
TGCCCCATGACCGATATCGCGCCTGAGACATCCGGCAACGCCAAGGCCTATTCGGTCTCGGAACTCGCGTTCGCTCTTAAGCGCACGCTGGAGGACGCCTACGGCTTCGTGAGGCTGAGGGGCGAACTCTCCAAAGTTACTCACCACTCCAACGGCCACGTCTATCTGACCATCAAGGACGAACGCGCCGCCATCGACGGCGTCGTCTGGAAGGGCTCGGTCCGCAACCTCTCCATTCGCCCGCAACAGGGGATGGAGGTCGTGGTCACCGGCAAGATCACCACCTACCCGGCCGGATCCCGCTACCAGATGGTCATCGAGACCATGGAGGCGGCGGGCGTCGGCGCCCTGCTGGCCCAGCTTGAACGCCTGAAGGCCAAGCTGCAGGCCGAGGGTCTGTTCGAGCCGTCCCGCAAACGGGCGCTGCCGACCATGCCTGCGGTGGTCGGGGTGATCACCAGTCCCACCGGCGCGGTGATCCGCGACATCCTGCACCGCATCCGCGACCGCTGGCCCTGTCGGGTCATCGTCTGGCCCGTCGTGGTGCAGGGAGACGCCGCCGCCGGCCAGGTCGCCAACGCCATCGCCCGCTTCAACGCGCTGCCGATGGATGGCCCGGTCCCGCGGCCGGACATCCTGATCGTCGCCCGCGGCGGCGGTTCGGTGGAAGATCTTTGGGCGTTCAACGACGAGGCCCTCGCCCGCACCGTGGCCGAAGGGACCATCCCGCTGATCTCGGCGGTGGGTCACGAGACGGATACGACCCTGATCGACTTCGTCTCCGACCGCCGCGCGCCGACACCAACCGCGGCCGCAGAAATGGCGACGCCGGTGTTCGCGGAGCTACGTGGCTATATCGGCGACCTTTCGGCGCGGCTGCACCGTTGCGGCGGCCGTGTGGTCGAGGATCGCCGCGGCCGGGTCGAACATGCCGGCCGCGCCTTGGGCCGGGTTCCCGACCTGGTGGAAATGGCCGCCCAGCGCTTCAACCTGGCCGCCAGCCGGCTGGGCGCCGGCCTGTCGCGCAATGTCGCTGCCCATGGGACCGACCTGGTCCGCGTCTCCGCACGCCTTCACCCGGCGCTCCTCAAGCGGCCGCAGGAAGTGCAGACCGACCGGCTCCAGCGGCTGTCCGTGCGGCTGTCGCCAGCCATGGAGCGGCGCATCGAGCGGGCCGGCGAGCGGCTGACCGGCCTTTCGAAGCTCTACGCCTCGGTCGATCCCAGCGCGCCGCTGAAGCGCGGCTTCGCGCGAGTGCATCGGACGGACGGCTCGCTGGTCCGCGAGGGTGGCTCGCTGGCGAGCGGCGAAGGCGTGCGGCTGGTCTTCGCCGACCAGACCCGCGAGGCCGTCATCGACGGGGCGTCCTCGCCCGCTGCAGTTCCGGCTCCAAAGGTCGGCCCAAAGCCGGCGCGTCCCGCCAAGCCGGCGCCGCCATCCAACCAGGGCGACCTGTTCTGACGAGCCCGGACGCGCTACATAGACGACTATGAACGCCCACGACCGTGACCTTACCGGCGCCGACATCGCTTCCCTGCACTACGGAGACGGGGATTTCGTCGTCCTGAAACCGGGGCGCTACGTGATCTGCGCCGTCTCCCGGGTGAAGATTCCGATCGAGGCCCTGCGCTACTGGAACCCCGCGCTGCAGGAAGCCTACGCCACCCCGGCCGACGCCCTGGCGCGTTGGAAGGAAATGCAGTCCTGATCGGCCGCCGGGCCGCAGCCCTCGGGATCACTGGCCTGGGGATAGCCGGCCTAGGCCTTGCCGCACGTCGCGCCCATGCCGGCGCCGGCCTCGCCCTCAGCGGACGCTTCCAGCAGGGCGGGTTTGCGATCGGCCGCACCGATCCAGGCGCCAAAGTCTTCCTCGATGACCGGCAAGTAGCCCGCGCCTCGGACGCCGGCTTCTTCATCCTCGGCTTCGATCGGGACGCCGCGCCGCTGACGACCGTCAAGATCGCCAGCCGCGACGGCGAGGCGCTGCGCACCCTGCAGATCGGCCGCGCCGAATACGACATCCAGCGGATCAAGGGCCTGCGCCGGGTCTACCAGGGCAAGGCCAGCCCTGAGCTCGAGGCGAGGATGGCGGCGGAGACCAGGCGCAAGACCGCAGCCTTCGCCAGCCATGCCGACCGCGACGACTTCCGCAGCGGCTTCTCCGCGCCCCTCAAGAATTTCCGCGTCTCGGCCCGCTTCGGGGGCCAGCGCATCGTCGATGGACGGCCCCGGCCGCCGCATTACGGCATCGACCTGGCTGCGCCGCGAGGGACGCCGGTTTACGCCCCGGCCGGCGGGATCGTAACCCTCGCCGAGACCGGCATGCTGTACGAGGGCGGGCTGATCATGATCGACCACGGCCAGGGCTTGACCACGGCTTATCTGCACTTGAGCGGTGTCGACGTCATGCGCGGGCAGCAGGTGAGCCGCGGTCAGCGCATCGGGGCGGTCGGCGCCACAGGCCGCGCCACGGGACCACATCTGTGCTGGCGCATGAAATGGCGCGACCGGCACATGAACCCGATGCTGATGGTGGGCGCCGCGCCTCCCGCCTAGCGGTTGCGCTTATAGGTGTCGTTGGGCCAGCGCTTGTGGGTCCAGAACCATTCAGCCGGCCGCTCGCGCACGCGCTCCTCCACAAAGGCGTTGATCTTGCGGACGCCCTCGGCGACGTCGGCCGCGTTGTCACCGGTGTGTTCCAGGCGGATCGGCTCATGCACCACCACGCGGAAGCGAGCCTTCCGCTTACGCTGCACCGACATTGGCTGCAGCACGGTGTTGAACCGCAGGGCCAGGCGCGAAGGCCCCGGCGCCGTATGGCAGGTCAGGCCGAAGAACGGCGAGGCGACCCCGCCGTTGAACTTCTGATCGTTCATCAGGGCCACGGACTCCCCGCGGCTCAAGGCCGCCAGCAGGTCGCGCGCGCCGTCCCCGCCCTTAGGTGCGAAATAACGGACGCCATAGCGGAAGCGGTAGTCGCGGACACGCTTCTCTACGTGCGGATTGTTCATCGCCCGATAGGTGATGTGGCACTGGACAGGGGAGTTCACGATCGTCGCCGGCATCACCTCGAAGTTGGCGAAGTGACCAGAAATGAACACCACCGGCTCGGCGTTGGCGGCGATCTCGCTGAGTCGATGGCCGTTCACAACCTCCACCCGGTCGGGCGAGCGGATGATCCTGTCCATGATCAGCAGCTCGAGAAAGGTGCGCCCGGTGTTGTCCCATTGGTCGGCCAGCAGGGCCGCGATGCGGCTGTCCGAGGCGTCCGGAAAGGCGATGCGCAGGTTGGTCTCGGCCACCCTGTGAGCGCTGGTCATCGGCCCCAAGGTCTTGAAAAACCACGCGCCGAAGTCGGACACCAGATCGACCGGCAGGATGCGGGCGAAGCCGATCACCACGTCGAAGGCGAGCGCTTCCAGCCGCCACAAAAGGTCCTGCGCCACAGAGGGCTTAGCCTGGGTCATGGGCCTCTACTAGTCAGGTCACTTGCTGTCGTGCAACGCGAACGACACTCGCTTGGCGCGCGATTTGCCGGTTCCCCCGCAAGCCGTCTCAGTTTGGAACGGCGCCAGTAGAAGGATCGGGGGCGATGGAGTCCATGGGCAACCAAATCGACGTTCACCTCGGCAAGCGGCTGCGCCGTCGGCGCCGTCTGCTGGGGCTGACCCAGCAGCAACTGGCCGGAGCATGTGGCGTGCGATTCCAGCAGATTCAGAAGTACGAGTGCGGCGCCAACCGTATCTCGGCCTCCCGCCTGTGGCAGCTTTCCGAGGCTCTCGATGTACCCGTCGGCTATTTCTACGACGGTCTTGGTGGCCCGAACGGCGCCGAGAGCGAGACGGTCGAGGCGAGCTGCACGAGCGAAGTGCTTTCGAGCGACGAAACGCTCGACCTGATCCGCGCCTATTACCAGCTCGACGAGCGCCCCCGCCGTCGCCTGCTGGACCTGGCCAAGTCCCTGAATGGCGATCCGGAGCTGGTCTGACGCAGCTTTCGGAAAGGCCAGCGGCGCGCTAAAGCGGGGGCCATGCCCTCGCCCGCCGCCCTCGCCGCCGACCGCCTGTCCGAGCTGGACGCCTTCCTCCTCGAATTGAACACGGTCGCGGCGGACGTCATCCTGCCCCTGTTCCGCGCCGACCACGGCCTTGAGGACAAGGGCGGCGTCCGCGGCTTCGACCCCGTCACCGCCGCCGACAAGGGCGCCGAGGCCGCGATCCGCAAGCTGATCGCCGCGCGCTATCCGGACCATGGGGTGATTGGGGAAGAATACGGCGAGGACCGTCCGGACGCCGAGTTCGTCTGGGTGCTAGATCCCGTCGACGGCACTCGCGCCTTCATCTCCGGCCTGCCGCTCTGGTGCGTCCTGATCGGCCTGCGCCACCAGGGCCGTCCGGTCCTCGGCTCGATCGCCCAGCCGTTTCTGGATGAGATCTATCTCGGGCATGCCGCCGGCTCGCGCCTCATCGCCCGCGGCCAGACCAAGCCCCTGCAGGTCCGCCCCTGCCCCAAGCTCACCGACGCGGTCATCGCCACCACCGATCCGGAAGGCTGCTTCGACGGCGCCGAACTGGGCGCCTGGACCCAAGTCCGCGCGGCAGCACGCCTCGCCCGCCTGGGCTGCGACGCCTATGCCTACGCCATGGTCGCCATGGGCAAGATGGACATGGTGATCGAGGCCGGGCTGAAGGCCTGGGACATCGAGTCGGCGATCCCCCTGATCGAGGGCGCCGGCGGCCTGGTCACCAACTGGCGCGGCCAACCGGTCGGCCCCGACGGCGGCCAGATCGTCATCGCCGGCGACCAAGCCTGCCTCGACGAAGCCCTGGTCGCCCTCAAGCGCTCGGCGAAATAAGGCTCAGGCCTTCGGCTTGGCCGTCTTGGCGGCCGGCGGCTTGCTGGCGGGCTTCGCCGCCTTCGCAGGGGCAGCCTTCTTTGCAGCGGCAGGCTTGGCCACTGCGGCCGGTTTCGGTGCGGCCTTGGGCGCAACGGCTTTCTTGGGCGCAGAGGCCTTGGCCGAAGCTTTCGGCGCGGCAGCCTTGGCCGGGGCGGGCGTCTTCACCGCGGCGACCTTCTTGGCGGCGGGCGCCTTGGTCGCGGACTTCGGAGCGGCGGCAGGCTTGGGCGTCGCTTTGGCCGGCGCCCGCGCCTTCTTCGTCGCGCTCGCCACCTTCGGCTTGGAAGCGGCCTTCGGCTTGGGCGCCGGTTTGGCCTCCGTCGCCGGCTCGGGCTTCGGCTCGGGCGTCACGGGCGCAGGCTGGGCCTCGGCCGGTGCGGCCGCGGCCGGCTTGGGTTCTGGCGTGGGCGCGGGCTCTGGCGCCGCCTTAACGACCGGCGGCTCCGCCGGCGCGGCGGGCGCCGGTGCTGATTTTCCAAGTAGAGCGTCAAGGGCACGTAGGAAGATGTTCCGCATCGCGTCCGTCTCCATCAGGATTTCGTGGTACGCGCCGGGCGCCGAGACGAACTCGCCTTTGGGCAGGTTCGCCGCCACGGTGCGCTGTGCGCTGTTGTCGACAAGCCGATCCCGCTCGGCCGAGACGATCACGACCGGGATCGTCACTGCGTCGAGGTTCTCCGGCCTCGCCAGGTAACCGGTCGCCCTCAGCGCGAAATCGAGCCATCCCCAGGTGGGACCGCCCAGACCAAGCGCCGGGTGAGCTGCAACCTGAGCCTTGGCCCGCTCATAGCGGGTCCGGTCATGGGTCAGGATGTTGTTGTCGAAGGTTTCGGCCGGCCCTTCGGCGCGCACATAACCGCCCGAGCGGCCGATCAGCCTGTTGAAGCCCGCGAGCAGCCGCGCGACCGGCAATGGCAGGCCGCCGAGCTGGATGCCGAGCATAGGCGCCGAAAGGATCGCAGCCTCGAAGCGCGGCGCTTCGCCCCGCGCCAGGGCGAGCAGCGTCAGGCAGCCCCCCATGGAATGGCCGATAGCGAACCAGGGCTTGGGCAGTTGGCTCTCGTACTTCGCCAGCAGCGCGCGATAGTCGGTGAGAAAGGCCTCGTACCCTCGCGCGTGGCCGGCGAGCCGGTCCGGCAGCTCACGGTGCGACAGCCCCTGGCCGCGCCAATCGTGAGCCAGCACGACATAACCCCGGCCGGTCAGGTCCTCGATGACCTCGAAGTACTTCTCGATGGGTTCGGTCCGGCCACCGCTGAGGACGATGGAACCCCGGGGCGCACCCTTGGCGGGAAAGATCGCGGCGCGCAGTTCGGCGCCGTCCGCGCTCTTGAACCACTCGGCCCGGCCGCCCGCCGGGATGGGCGCGCCGGGGATCGAATAGAGCGGCGCACCCGGCATATCAGGCCAGTCTCGAAAACAGCGCCTGCATCTGAGGCTGCAGCGACATGGCCAGTCCCATGTCCGATACCTTCAGCCGGCCGGTTATGACCGCCGTCATCGGGTTGAGCTCTCCGGCGCCGAGGGCCTTCAGGTCCTTCTGGCTGATGGACACGGTCAGGTCCGCCGGCTTGTCCTCGTTGGTCACGGTTCCGCCGTCGATGTGGATGAAGCCTTCCCCGCGCAGGTCGACCTTGAACGACCGGCCCAGGCCGGAGTCGTTCCCCACCGCCGCCGCCACCCGCTGCGTCAATTCCTCAAGAGTCGCCATACGCCATCCCACGTCACGTAGGCGTGAGCTTCACCTCAAGCGCGTGCCAAGTAAACGGCCCACCTAGGGTTCGAGCCCCGTTTTGGGCGCAAAAGTCCCGATCAGGCCGCTTATTGAGCCTCTGGCGAAGCCGGGCAGCTCTCGGAGATACGCTTGGCCGTGGTGACTGCTTCGCCGCTCAGGGGCACGCCGGCATAGGTCGTACTGATCCTGGCCATCATGTTGAAGGTGGTCGGGGTATAGGAGCCCGTAGCCTGGATCGCCGCCTTGCTGCCGTTCTTGGTCGCGCAATTGCCCTTCAGGGTGATGTGGCCGTCCTTGAACACCCGGGTCGGGTAGTCGCACTTGTAGTGCCGGTTGGAGGGGCCCATCACGAACTTCGACACCTCGGCCGGGGTGATGCAGCGCTTTTCCTTCTTGGTCTGACTGATGATCGCCGTGACCTTGTTGGTCACGTCCCAGTAGCCGGGAAGGATCGTCTGTTCCTGCGCAGCGCTCGATCCGCCGAGCAGGACGAGGGAGGTCAAAGCTAGGATCGTCTTGCGGAGCATGTCAGGCCTTTGGCTTCGGTACGCACGACAGCTAGCGATCACCAACTGACTGGAACCTGAGCGACTCGCCTCTGAACCCGTTCACCTTGGGCTGAGAGGCGACATGGTTACCGTGTGCGGCCGATCAGGTCCATCGCGTCAGGCGGCAGGCTTTACGAGGCGCAGGGTCATCCGGTCGCTTTCGCCGATAGCGTCGTATTTCGCACGATCGAAGCTGGGGTTGGCCGGCTCGCCCCGGGGCGCGGTCAGACGCACCGGCGGCAGGGTCCAGACCCCGAAGGGATGGTCCTTGGTGTCCTTTGGGTTGGCGTTGATCTCGCTGGACTTGTCGAGGACGAAGCCCGCTTCTTGGGCGAGCTTGAGCACGTAGGCCTCCTGGACATAGCCCTCAGCGGCCATGACGTCCTGCACGCCGCCGGCCGGCGCCCGATGCTCCTCGACGCCGAGGACGCCGCCGGGCTTCAGGGCCGCGAACGCATCCTTGAAGGCCTTCTCGGCGATACCGGCGGCCATCCAGTTGTGCAGGTTGCGCAGGAAGAGCACGAGGTCGGCGCTATCGGCCGGGGCGACCGGGCCGCTGGCGCCTCCGAAGGCGGTGATCTCGACCTGGCCGTAGAGCTTCGGCTTCGCCGCCAACCTGGCGCGATAGGCTTCCACGATCTCGGCCGAGGCCGGGTCGGACGGCTCGAGATTGGCGGCGATCAACCGTCCGCCGTTGGCCGCCAGATAGGGTGCGAGGATGTCGGTGTACCACCCCGCGCCGGGCCAGAACTCGATCACCGTTTGGCCAGGCTTCAGCCCCCAGAACTGTAGCGTCTCGACGGGATGGCGCCAGGGATCGCGGGCCTTGTCGGCGGGAAGCCGCCAGTCACCAGCCACCGCCTCCTGCAGGGTCATGTTCCGGCTGGCCTTGGCCGCCGGGGCGGCTTCAGGCTTTGCGGCCTCCTGACGACCGCAGGCCGAAAGCGCCAGCGCCCCGACAATCAGGCCGCGCCGCGAAAACCAAGCCGCGGAGGAAAAAGACGTAAGCTGCATAGAAGTCCTGGGTAACCACCGTCCCGAGGCGACTAGCCTGCGACGGGACGATGGTCAAAGCATGGCTACTGCTTCACGAACTTCAACGTCATCCGGTCGCTCTCGCCGATGGCGTCATACTTCGTCCGATCGAAACTCGGATCGGCAGGCTTGCCGTTGGGGGCGGTGTTGCGGGACGGCGGCAGGGTCCAGACGCCGAACGGATGATCCTTCGTATCCTTCGGGTTGGCGTTCGCCTCGGATTGGCCCGCAAGCTTGAAGCCGGCCTTCTCGGCGGCTGCGACGACCGTGCTGGTCGCCACATAGCCGTCGCGGGCGTCGCCGATCTGCGGCCGCGGATCGGCGCGATGCTCCTCGACCGCCAGCACGCCGCCGGGCTTCAGGACCGCGGCGAAGTCCTTGAAAGCCTTGTCGACCATGCCCTCCTGCCACATCCAGTTGTGGATGTTGCGAGCCGTGATGACCATGTCGGCCGAGCCGGGCGCGCCCAGCGGGCCGGAGACCGGGCCGAAGCCGACATAGCTGATATTTCCATACTTCGCCGCATCGGCGTACTTGGCCTCGAAGCTCGCCCGGCCCTTGCGCGCGCCCTCCGAGAGCTTGGGATTGGCGGTGTCGGCGACGGCCGCCACATAGGTTCCGCCGGTGGCCTTGGCGTAGGGCGCAAGGATCTCGGTCCAGTAGCCGGATCCCGGCGAGATCTCGATGATGGTCTGCCTGGGCGCCACGCTCCAGAAGGTCAGGGTCTCGGTCGGATGCCGCGCGGCGTCGCGGGCCACATGAGCTTCGCCCCTTTGGGGCCCGGCGATGGCCGCCTTCAGCGCCGTATCTTCGGCCGCTGCGGCGGGCTGGACGACAACCGCGAGCGCGGCGGCGGCGAAAAGGGCGGAGAGGCGATGGGACATCTCTGGCGGGAGCCTTTGCTGCGTTCCTGGGTTGCGCGAGCCTAGAGGTCCGCCAGCCCCTGGCAAGCCGGCTTGAGCATTGGGCGCGGCGGACACGCAAAATTCTTGGCTTCGACAGGACTTGAACCCTTGGGAACGTCCACCACCTAAACACTCGAAGGCGCTGGACATCCGGGCCTTCCGGACACTGGACGAGGCCGATCTTGGCTCGTGCGCAGTCCGATCAACGCAACCTTGCTTAAGCCAAGAAGGTACTTCCATGCGTACTCTCGACTTTT
This window harbors:
- the xseA gene encoding exodeoxyribonuclease VII large subunit, whose protein sequence is MTDIAPETSGNAKAYSVSELAFALKRTLEDAYGFVRLRGELSKVTHHSNGHVYLTIKDERAAIDGVVWKGSVRNLSIRPQQGMEVVVTGKITTYPAGSRYQMVIETMEAAGVGALLAQLERLKAKLQAEGLFEPSRKRALPTMPAVVGVITSPTGAVIRDILHRIRDRWPCRVIVWPVVVQGDAAAGQVANAIARFNALPMDGPVPRPDILIVARGGGSVEDLWAFNDEALARTVAEGTIPLISAVGHETDTTLIDFVSDRRAPTPTAAAEMATPVFAELRGYIGDLSARLHRCGGRVVEDRRGRVEHAGRALGRVPDLVEMAAQRFNLAASRLGAGLSRNVAAHGTDLVRVSARLHPALLKRPQEVQTDRLQRLSVRLSPAMERRIERAGERLTGLSKLYASVDPSAPLKRGFARVHRTDGSLVREGGSLASGEGVRLVFADQTREAVIDGASSPAAVPAPKVGPKPARPAKPAPPSNQGDLF
- a CDS encoding DUF2093 domain-containing protein, which produces MNAHDRDLTGADIASLHYGDGDFVVLKPGRYVICAVSRVKIPIEALRYWNPALQEAYATPADALARWKEMQS
- a CDS encoding M23 family metallopeptidase, which produces MEGNAVLIGRRAAALGITGLGIAGLGLAARRAHAGAGLALSGRFQQGGFAIGRTDPGAKVFLDDRQVARASDAGFFILGFDRDAAPLTTVKIASRDGEALRTLQIGRAEYDIQRIKGLRRVYQGKASPELEARMAAETRRKTAAFASHADRDDFRSGFSAPLKNFRVSARFGGQRIVDGRPRPPHYGIDLAAPRGTPVYAPAGGIVTLAETGMLYEGGLIMIDHGQGLTTAYLHLSGVDVMRGQQVSRGQRIGAVGATGRATGPHLCWRMKWRDRHMNPMLMVGAAPPA
- a CDS encoding lysophospholipid acyltransferase family protein; the protein is MTQAKPSVAQDLLWRLEALAFDVVIGFARILPVDLVSDFGAWFFKTLGPMTSAHRVAETNLRIAFPDASDSRIAALLADQWDNTGRTFLELLIMDRIIRSPDRVEVVNGHRLSEIAANAEPVVFISGHFANFEVMPATIVNSPVQCHITYRAMNNPHVEKRVRDYRFRYGVRYFAPKGGDGARDLLAALSRGESVALMNDQKFNGGVASPFFGLTCHTAPGPSRLALRFNTVLQPMSVQRKRKARFRVVVHEPIRLEHTGDNAADVAEGVRKINAFVEERVRERPAEWFWTHKRWPNDTYKRNR
- a CDS encoding helix-turn-helix domain-containing protein — encoded protein: MESMGNQIDVHLGKRLRRRRRLLGLTQQQLAGACGVRFQQIQKYECGANRISASRLWQLSEALDVPVGYFYDGLGGPNGAESETVEASCTSEVLSSDETLDLIRAYYQLDERPRRRLLDLAKSLNGDPELV
- the hisN gene encoding histidinol-phosphatase gives rise to the protein MPSPAALAADRLSELDAFLLELNTVAADVILPLFRADHGLEDKGGVRGFDPVTAADKGAEAAIRKLIAARYPDHGVIGEEYGEDRPDAEFVWVLDPVDGTRAFISGLPLWCVLIGLRHQGRPVLGSIAQPFLDEIYLGHAAGSRLIARGQTKPLQVRPCPKLTDAVIATTDPEGCFDGAELGAWTQVRAAARLARLGCDAYAYAMVAMGKMDMVIEAGLKAWDIESAIPLIEGAGGLVTNWRGQPVGPDGGQIVIAGDQACLDEALVALKRSAK
- a CDS encoding alpha/beta hydrolase, which encodes MPGAPLYSIPGAPIPAGGRAEWFKSADGAELRAAIFPAKGAPRGSIVLSGGRTEPIEKYFEVIEDLTGRGYVVLAHDWRGQGLSHRELPDRLAGHARGYEAFLTDYRALLAKYESQLPKPWFAIGHSMGGCLTLLALARGEAPRFEAAILSAPMLGIQLGGLPLPVARLLAGFNRLIGRSGGYVRAEGPAETFDNNILTHDRTRYERAKAQVAAHPALGLGGPTWGWLDFALRATGYLARPENLDAVTIPVVIVSAERDRLVDNSAQRTVAANLPKGEFVSAPGAYHEILMETDAMRNIFLRALDALLGKSAPAPAAPAEPPVVKAAPEPAPTPEPKPAAAAPAEAQPAPVTPEPKPEPATEAKPAPKPKAASKPKVASATKKARAPAKATPKPAAAPKSATKAPAAKKVAAVKTPAPAKAAAPKASAKASAPKKAVAPKAAPKPAAVAKPAAAKKAAPAKAAKPASKPPAAKTAKPKA
- a CDS encoding SCP2 sterol-binding domain-containing protein, coding for MATLEELTQRVAAAVGNDSGLGRSFKVDLRGEGFIHIDGGTVTNEDKPADLTVSISQKDLKALGAGELNPMTAVITGRLKVSDMGLAMSLQPQMQALFSRLA
- a CDS encoding DUF3617 domain-containing protein; protein product: MLRKTILALTSLVLLGGSSAAQEQTILPGYWDVTNKVTAIISQTKKEKRCITPAEVSKFVMGPSNRHYKCDYPTRVFKDGHITLKGNCATKNGSKAAIQATGSYTPTTFNMMARISTTYAGVPLSGEAVTTAKRISESCPASPEAQ
- a CDS encoding class I SAM-dependent methyltransferase: MQLTSFSSAAWFSRRGLIVGALALSACGRQEAAKPEAAPAAKASRNMTLQEAVAGDWRLPADKARDPWRHPVETLQFWGLKPGQTVIEFWPGAGWYTDILAPYLAANGGRLIAANLEPSDPASAEIVEAYRARLAAKPKLYGQVEITAFGGASGPVAPADSADLVLFLRNLHNWMAAGIAEKAFKDAFAALKPGGVLGVEEHRAPAGGVQDVMAAEGYVQEAYVLKLAQEAGFVLDKSSEINANPKDTKDHPFGVWTLPPVRLTAPRGEPANPSFDRAKYDAIGESDRMTLRLVKPAA
- a CDS encoding class I SAM-dependent methyltransferase yields the protein MSHRLSALFAAAALAVVVQPAAAAEDTALKAAIAGPQRGEAHVARDAARHPTETLTFWSVAPRQTIIEISPGSGYWTEILAPYAKATGGTYVAAVADTANPKLSEGARKGRASFEAKYADAAKYGNISYVGFGPVSGPLGAPGSADMVITARNIHNWMWQEGMVDKAFKDFAAVLKPGGVLAVEEHRADPRPQIGDARDGYVATSTVVAAAEKAGFKLAGQSEANANPKDTKDHPFGVWTLPPSRNTAPNGKPADPSFDRTKYDAIGESDRMTLKFVKQ